From one Coffea eugenioides isolate CCC68of chromosome 11, Ceug_1.0, whole genome shotgun sequence genomic stretch:
- the LOC113752467 gene encoding berberine bridge enzyme-like 8: MRTAIYCSKKVGLRMRIRSGGHDFEGSSYVSNATFFVMDMFNYRYVKVNNKERTAWVGAGATIGETYYAINKTNSSLAFAAGYWPTIGVGGHVSGGGYGPLIRKHGLAADNVIDARIVDAKGRVLTRASMGEDVFWAIRGGTGASFCVILAYKVKLVAITPRVTAFRLYKTLETNATNLVHKWQFVAPKLPRDLLLSLQITSINSNQTGRKTIQASFVAVFQGGVDQLLSIMQNQFPELGLTRRDCIRLNWLDN; the protein is encoded by the coding sequence ATGCGGACAGCAATTTACTGCTCTAAAAAGGTTGGTTTGCGAATGAGGATTCGAAGCGGAGGCCATGACTTTGAGGGCAGCTCCTATGTTTCCAATGCTACCTTTTTCGTCATGGACATGTTCAATTATCGTTATGTTAAAGTTAATAACAAAGAACGAACAGCATGGGTTGGAGCTGGTGCAACAATAGGAGAAACTTACTATGCCATTAACAAAACTAATAGCTCGCTTGCTTTCGCAGCTGGCTATTGGCCTACTATTGGAGTTGGGGGTCACGTTAGCGGAGGAGGCTATGGTCCTCTGATAAGGAAACATGGTCTAGCTGCTGATAATGTCATTGATGCTCGTATTGTCGATGCAAAAGGAAGAGTTCTCACTCGAGCATCGATGGGAGAGGATGTGTTTTGGGCAATCAGAGGGGGAACAGGTGCTAGTTTCTGTGTCATTCTCGCATATAAAGTAAAATTGGTTGCCATTACCCCGAGAGTTACAGCATTTCGGCTTTACAAAACCCTGGAAACAAATGCAACAAACCTTGTTCACAAGTGGCAATTTGTTGCCCCTAAGTTGCCAAGGGACCTACTTCTTTCACTCCAAATAACTAGTatcaattcaaatcaaactGGCAGAAAAACgatacaagcttcatttgttgctGTTTTCCAGGGAGGAGTTGATCAACTACTCTCGATAATGCAAAATCAATTTCCAGAATTGGGATTGACTAGGCGAGATTGCATTCGACTGAATTGGCTCGATAATTAG